Proteins from a single region of Anaerolineae bacterium:
- a CDS encoding NADH-quinone oxidoreductase subunit M produces the protein MYASIPVLSLITLTPAVAALLILLLPKTAKQEARIIAAAATGFSFLLGILMYFSYDVAFANGAQSVSEMFQFQESVPWVAALGINYHLGVDGISAPMVLLTGFASFAGVLISWGIEDRPREFMAFFLLLVVGVYGVFVAMDLFVLFFFYELAIFPMYLLIATWGWKELREYAAMKLTLYILVGSVVAMIGAIVLYIVAGQATGTYSFDMVHMLEVAQMPNSPFNNPVAGLDGVTVARLWFPLIFIGFGVLAGVFPFHNWSPDGHVAAPTAVSMIHAGVLMKLGAYSALRVGVQLLPDGARAHLPWIVFLTLINVVYGAFIAMRQRDFKYVIGFSSVSHMGLVSMGWATMNVTGMTGAGLQMFSHGAMTALFFSCVGMVYDRAHTRDIPSLGGFSRKMPWVAFAFIIGGLVSMGMPGLSGFVAEFPIFMGLWDASPVIQLGIGNWALGNYFAVIAIVAVLGIIVTAAYVLRVVQQVFFGAFNEQRYAEVGDVTILDKVALAILVVPLILLGVWPSIMAPMIESAVRPIAQLLLGGA, from the coding sequence ATGTACGCAAGCATACCCGTACTAAGCCTCATCACGCTTACGCCGGCTGTTGCGGCGCTGCTGATCTTGCTGCTGCCCAAGACCGCCAAGCAGGAGGCGCGGATCATTGCGGCAGCGGCGACGGGCTTCAGCTTCTTGCTGGGCATCCTGATGTACTTTTCCTACGATGTCGCCTTCGCTAACGGCGCGCAGTCCGTGAGCGAGATGTTCCAGTTTCAGGAGAGCGTCCCCTGGGTGGCGGCGCTGGGCATCAACTATCATCTGGGCGTCGACGGCATCAGCGCCCCGATGGTGCTGCTGACCGGCTTCGCCTCGTTTGCCGGGGTGTTGATCTCGTGGGGCATTGAGGATCGCCCCCGCGAGTTTATGGCCTTCTTCCTGCTGCTGGTGGTGGGTGTGTATGGCGTTTTCGTGGCGATGGACCTGTTCGTGCTGTTCTTCTTCTACGAACTGGCCATCTTCCCGATGTACCTGCTGATCGCCACGTGGGGCTGGAAGGAACTGCGCGAATACGCAGCCATGAAGCTGACGCTGTACATCCTGGTCGGTTCGGTGGTGGCGATGATCGGCGCCATTGTCCTGTACATTGTCGCCGGGCAGGCGACCGGTACGTACAGCTTCGACATGGTCCACATGCTCGAAGTTGCCCAGATGCCGAACTCACCGTTCAATAACCCCGTAGCCGGGTTGGATGGCGTCACAGTCGCCCGGCTGTGGTTCCCATTGATCTTCATCGGCTTCGGCGTCCTGGCCGGTGTCTTCCCCTTCCACAACTGGAGTCCGGACGGTCATGTGGCCGCGCCGACGGCCGTCTCCATGATCCATGCCGGGGTGCTGATGAAGCTTGGCGCGTATAGTGCGCTGCGCGTTGGCGTACAACTTCTGCCGGATGGCGCGCGGGCGCATCTGCCGTGGATCGTGTTCCTGACGCTGATCAATGTGGTGTATGGTGCGTTTATTGCCATGCGCCAGCGTGACTTCAAGTATGTCATCGGGTTCTCGTCGGTCAGCCACATGGGGCTGGTGAGCATGGGCTGGGCGACGATGAACGTGACCGGTATGACCGGCGCGGGCCTGCAGATGTTCAGCCATGGCGCGATGACGGCGCTCTTCTTCTCCTGCGTCGGGATGGTCTACGACCGGGCGCACACCCGCGACATCCCCAGCCTGGGCGGCTTCAGCCGCAAGATGCCCTGGGTGGCCTTCGCTTTCATCATCGGCGGTCTGGTCAGTATGGGGATGCCAGGGCTGAGCGGGTTTGTGGCGGAGTTCCCGATCTTCATGGGGTTGTGGGATGCCAGCCCGGTCATCCAGCTGGGGATCGGTAACTGGGCGCTGGGGAATTACTTCGCGGTGATCGCGATCGTGGCCGTGCTCGGCATCATCGTGACGGCGGCCTATGTGCTGCGCGTCGTGCAGCAGGTGTTCTTCGGCGCCTTTAACGAGCAACGGTACGCCGAGGTCGGCGACGTGACGATCCTGGACAAAGTTGCGCTGGCGATCCTGGTCGTCCCGCTGATCCTCCTGGGAGTGTGGCCAAGCATCATGGCGCCGATGATCGAAAGCGCCGTCAGGCCGATCGCGCAATTGCTGCTGGGAGGTGCGTAA
- a CDS encoding AtpZ/AtpI family protein, with amino-acid sequence MSDELPHRELTGSRPRNLTYAAIAGQAGLVTILVVFIALFAGLWLDAQFGLRGPFTIGLLALSVPVSLFLMVRLALSATGAIRPARPEEPATIAKED; translated from the coding sequence GTGAGCGATGAACTGCCACACCGCGAACTAACAGGCAGCCGCCCACGCAATCTGACCTATGCGGCGATTGCCGGGCAAGCCGGGCTGGTCACTATCCTCGTGGTGTTCATCGCCCTGTTTGCAGGACTGTGGCTGGATGCGCAGTTTGGCCTGCGCGGGCCGTTTACGATCGGCCTGCTGGCCCTCAGTGTGCCGGTCAGTCTCTTTCTGATGGTGCGGCTGGCGCTTTCCGCTACCGGCGCGATCCGGCCAGCCCGCCCGGAAGAACCAGCGACGATCGCCAAGGAGGATTAG
- a CDS encoding NADH-quinone oxidoreductase subunit L: MIDWTNANYLPWLIPVPPLLAAALIFLVTNRSWWLTTTTALVATITSWVMATVMLLRAIGVAFGEALGGEAFGSTAPWMDLGSTQFQIGVLVDPLTTAMLFMVPLAILMIMIYSVGYMAHDPRRERFFGYMSLFAGAMLLLVVADNLLLLFIGWEVMGFCSYSLIGFWFEKESAHRAGVKAFMTTRVADVIMLLGIAYLYAETGTLSFREIFFNEALLAGLADKPAIIFGGLSAAGLIGVFLVIGTIGKSAQFPLHVWLPDAMEGPTPVSAMIHAAAMVSAGVYMIIRMYPLLEAGADPHHGVYNAPLLLMAYVGAFTALFSAVIAVAQNDIKRVLAYSTISQLGFMMAALGIGAYIAAAFHLITHGIFKALLFMSSGAVIHAMEHGEHHAHEHGHHIHNAFGGHGHFDPQDMRNMGGLKGRIPVTWFGFLAGGLALAGFPLFTAGFWSKDEIFAEAWYLGFGEGFGPAMFVFVLLALAAFLTAFYTMRQLAMTFAGEPRTEAAAQASLGGPTTVVSTFMQGPLIVLGVAALIAGYIGVPQDFPLFGWLFSGNGNPFHDFVGGTLPHHPPTLAFNVVPVLFSFVVALGGLYVGYRVYWRRPLAAGQPDPTQVALDRISPYLWQWMSHKFYVDELYQRVFVQPSQWLSEVLTSKIIDRIVIDGILHTIAHVAGWIGELFKRFNRVVIDGVGDGIPQAIGAFAGWFRRVQTGNVQQYLLMAILAALVIFLSAAGLLVRISPTTVLIALAALVVIIVVLNLIGRVWGGIAE; this comes from the coding sequence ATGATTGACTGGACAAATGCGAACTACCTGCCGTGGTTGATCCCGGTTCCACCACTGCTTGCGGCGGCCCTGATCTTCCTGGTCACCAATCGCAGCTGGTGGCTGACGACGACAACCGCCCTGGTGGCGACGATCACCTCCTGGGTGATGGCGACTGTGATGCTGCTGCGGGCGATTGGCGTCGCCTTTGGGGAGGCGCTGGGCGGCGAGGCCTTTGGCAGCACAGCCCCCTGGATGGACCTGGGCAGCACGCAATTCCAGATCGGCGTGCTGGTCGACCCGCTAACGACGGCCATGCTCTTCATGGTGCCCCTGGCCATTCTGATGATCATGATCTACTCCGTCGGCTACATGGCCCATGACCCGCGCCGGGAGCGCTTCTTTGGCTACATGAGCCTGTTTGCCGGGGCCATGCTCCTGCTGGTGGTCGCCGACAATCTGCTGCTGCTATTCATTGGCTGGGAGGTGATGGGCTTCTGTTCTTACTCGCTCATCGGCTTCTGGTTCGAGAAGGAAAGCGCTCACAGGGCCGGCGTCAAGGCGTTTATGACTACCCGCGTGGCGGATGTCATTATGCTGCTCGGCATTGCCTATCTCTACGCTGAGACGGGTACGCTGAGCTTCCGCGAAATCTTCTTCAACGAGGCGCTGCTGGCCGGGCTGGCGGATAAACCGGCCATTATCTTCGGCGGTCTGAGCGCAGCAGGACTGATCGGCGTCTTTCTGGTGATCGGCACGATCGGCAAGAGCGCCCAGTTCCCGCTGCATGTCTGGCTCCCGGACGCGATGGAAGGCCCGACGCCTGTCAGCGCGATGATCCATGCAGCGGCGATGGTTTCCGCCGGCGTGTACATGATCATCCGCATGTACCCGCTGCTGGAGGCCGGGGCCGACCCGCATCATGGCGTGTACAATGCGCCGCTGCTACTGATGGCCTATGTTGGCGCGTTTACCGCGCTGTTCTCAGCGGTGATTGCCGTGGCCCAGAACGATATCAAGCGCGTGCTGGCCTACTCCACGATCAGCCAGCTCGGCTTTATGATGGCGGCGCTGGGCATCGGGGCGTACATCGCGGCGGCTTTTCACCTGATCACGCACGGCATCTTCAAAGCCCTGCTCTTTATGTCTTCCGGCGCGGTGATCCACGCCATGGAACACGGTGAGCACCATGCTCATGAGCATGGCCACCATATCCATAATGCCTTCGGCGGGCATGGTCACTTCGACCCGCAGGACATGCGCAACATGGGCGGCCTCAAGGGGCGCATCCCGGTGACCTGGTTTGGCTTCCTGGCGGGCGGGCTGGCGCTGGCGGGCTTCCCGCTGTTCACCGCCGGGTTCTGGTCAAAGGATGAGATCTTCGCGGAAGCGTGGTACCTGGGCTTTGGCGAGGGCTTTGGCCCGGCGATGTTTGTCTTTGTGCTGCTGGCCCTGGCGGCTTTCCTGACCGCGTTCTACACCATGCGCCAGCTGGCCATGACCTTCGCGGGCGAGCCGCGCACCGAGGCGGCGGCTCAGGCCAGCCTGGGCGGGCCGACGACGGTCGTCTCCACCTTCATGCAGGGGCCGTTGATTGTGCTGGGGGTGGCGGCGCTGATCGCCGGGTACATTGGCGTGCCCCAGGACTTCCCGCTGTTCGGATGGTTGTTCAGCGGCAATGGCAACCCGTTCCATGACTTCGTGGGCGGTACGTTGCCGCATCATCCGCCGACGCTGGCCTTCAACGTTGTGCCGGTGCTGTTCTCGTTTGTGGTAGCGCTGGGAGGGCTGTATGTGGGTTACCGGGTGTACTGGCGCAGGCCACTGGCCGCCGGACAACCCGACCCAACCCAGGTGGCGCTGGACCGGATCAGCCCGTACCTGTGGCAGTGGATGTCGCACAAGTTCTATGTGGATGAGCTGTACCAGCGGGTGTTTGTCCAGCCCTCACAGTGGCTGAGCGAAGTTCTGACCAGCAAGATCATCGATCGCATCGTGATTGACGGCATCCTGCATACCATCGCTCATGTCGCCGGCTGGATTGGCGAGCTGTTCAAGCGCTTCAACCGCGTGGTCATCGATGGCGTCGGCGATGGCATCCCGCAGGCCATCGGCGCCTTCGCTGGCTGGTTCCGCCGTGTGCAGACGGGCAATGTCCAGCAGTACCTGTTGATGGCTATTCTGGCCGCGCTGGTGATCTTCCTGAGCGCTGCCGGGCTGCTGGTCAGGATCAGCCCGACGACCGTGTTGATCGCACTGGCGGCGCTGGTCGTGATCATCGTGGTGCTGAACTTGATCGGGAGGGTGTGGGGAGGCATAGCCGAATGA
- a CDS encoding NADH-quinone oxidoreductase subunit N codes for MDFQTVDWGTNLLAILPEILLTLLAVVVLALDAIWPASRRRQIGIIAGVSMFGIVLVLLIFSVPIAAAVEEQLILGGMFRHDILTQIFRTMVILAGGLTCLLSVDAPGVGRKGHYYALLIIATLGASLMSAAADLIMAFVALETTSITLYMLAGSLRGDERSTEAGVKYFLFGAVMSAILLYGLSLLYGFSGQSNFYLLADGLKASGVHDLAVLLALVMLLAGFSFKISAVPFHFWTPDVYEGAPTPVTAFLSVASKAASFALLLRLFMAVFPEYDPIWALVLAIASVVTMTLGNVLALRQSNIKRMLAYSSIAQAGYSLIGVVAIGAQDGAGMAAVIFYLFMYTLTNLAAFGVVIYVSRATGSEKIADFAGLSRRSPALALVLTVALLSLGGIPPAAGFVGKFFLFQAAVDSGLAWLAIIGVLNAIVALYYYLMVIKVMYVDRSADEDKPLAVSRAASWALVLTSIGVIVLGVVAAPVYEWALHAGQELLF; via the coding sequence TTGGACTTCCAAACGGTTGACTGGGGAACGAATCTGCTCGCCATTCTGCCGGAGATCCTGTTGACCCTCCTGGCAGTGGTGGTGCTGGCGCTGGATGCGATCTGGCCGGCGAGCCGGCGGCGCCAGATCGGGATCATCGCTGGCGTGTCGATGTTCGGCATTGTGCTGGTGCTGCTGATCTTCTCCGTGCCGATCGCAGCGGCGGTGGAGGAACAGTTGATTCTGGGCGGGATGTTCCGGCACGACATCCTGACGCAGATCTTCCGCACGATGGTGATCCTGGCCGGTGGGCTGACCTGCCTGTTGAGCGTCGACGCGCCGGGCGTGGGGCGCAAGGGGCATTACTACGCCCTGCTGATCATCGCCACGCTGGGCGCCAGCCTGATGAGCGCCGCCGCCGACCTGATCATGGCCTTTGTGGCGCTGGAAACCACCTCGATCACACTCTACATGCTGGCAGGCTCCCTGCGCGGCGATGAACGCTCCACGGAGGCTGGCGTTAAGTACTTCCTGTTTGGCGCGGTGATGTCGGCCATTCTGCTTTATGGCCTCAGCCTGCTGTACGGCTTTTCCGGGCAATCTAACTTCTACCTGCTGGCGGATGGACTGAAGGCCAGCGGTGTGCATGATCTGGCTGTGCTGCTGGCACTGGTGATGTTGCTGGCAGGCTTCAGCTTCAAGATCAGCGCGGTGCCCTTCCACTTCTGGACACCGGATGTTTATGAAGGTGCGCCGACGCCGGTGACGGCCTTCCTGAGCGTGGCCAGCAAGGCGGCCAGCTTTGCCCTGTTGTTACGGCTGTTCATGGCTGTCTTCCCGGAGTACGACCCGATCTGGGCGCTGGTGCTGGCGATCGCGTCCGTGGTGACGATGACGCTGGGTAATGTGCTGGCCCTGCGGCAGAGCAACATCAAGCGTATGCTGGCCTATTCGTCGATTGCCCAGGCGGGGTATTCCCTGATCGGCGTGGTGGCCATTGGCGCGCAGGATGGCGCGGGCATGGCGGCGGTGATCTTCTACCTGTTCATGTACACGCTGACCAACCTGGCCGCCTTCGGCGTGGTGATCTACGTCAGCCGGGCAACCGGCAGCGAGAAAATCGCCGACTTTGCCGGTCTGAGCCGCCGCAGCCCGGCGCTGGCGCTGGTGCTGACGGTGGCGCTGCTTTCGCTGGGCGGCATCCCACCGGCGGCGGGGTTCGTGGGCAAGTTCTTCCTGTTCCAGGCGGCAGTAGATTCCGGGCTGGCCTGGCTGGCCATCATCGGCGTGCTGAATGCGATCGTCGCCCTGTACTACTACCTGATGGTTATCAAGGTCATGTACGTGGATCGCAGCGCCGATGAGGACAAGCCGCTGGCTGTATCGCGGGCGGCAAGCTGGGCGCTTGTCCTGACGTCGATAGGCGTGATTGTGCTCGGCGTGGTAGCCGCGCCGGTGTATGAATGGGCGTTGCACGCCGGACAAGAGCTGCTGTTCTGA
- a CDS encoding F0F1 ATP synthase subunit A, translated as MNKTQRGLLVLIGMVVFVGVFCLWIPFILLPGAGIGVALPVIYVPGEILVKDVLGEGFHLTNTLVGVLLADLVIILIVLAVYLSGGIKKVPGRLQSLLELLVGFMYNFAKSVAGTRAGRIFPLVMTIFFLLLISNWLELVPGVDSVGLLHCAEEGFSGYPINVEESQALEGVISLRVTSPLDAGTRATKADYCACDAVNLGHFPEGKEAACVEALAEAGVALPEVGAEGGHGEGEATASNETHAEGEVHASLPEEVITAIRSAEEAGLVRSDIFIVTPFVRAAATDLNMTVALAIVAVIMVQVYGVWSLGPDYFQKFLNLRALGNLGKKPLGLIDFVVGVFEIISEFAKIISFAFRLFGNIFAGQVLLFIMAFLAATMLPVIFYALELFVGLMQAFVFAVLTLIFSAQAMQSHHHEEAHGEAHS; from the coding sequence GTGAATAAAACTCAACGAGGTCTCCTCGTCCTGATCGGGATGGTGGTTTTTGTGGGGGTCTTTTGCCTGTGGATTCCCTTCATTCTGCTGCCCGGTGCGGGCATCGGCGTGGCGCTGCCGGTGATTTACGTGCCGGGCGAAATCCTGGTCAAAGATGTGCTGGGCGAGGGGTTTCACCTCACCAATACGCTGGTCGGGGTGTTGCTGGCCGATCTGGTGATCATCCTGATCGTGCTGGCCGTGTACCTGAGCGGCGGGATCAAGAAGGTTCCGGGGCGGCTGCAAAGCCTGCTGGAGTTGCTGGTCGGCTTCATGTACAACTTCGCCAAGTCGGTTGCTGGCACCCGCGCCGGGCGGATCTTCCCGCTGGTGATGACGATCTTCTTCCTGCTGCTTATCTCCAACTGGCTGGAGCTGGTACCCGGCGTGGATAGTGTTGGGCTGCTCCACTGCGCCGAGGAAGGATTCAGCGGCTACCCGATCAATGTTGAAGAGAGCCAGGCGCTGGAAGGCGTGATTTCCCTCCGTGTGACCAGCCCGCTGGACGCCGGCACGCGGGCCACAAAAGCCGATTACTGCGCCTGTGACGCGGTCAACCTGGGCCACTTCCCGGAGGGCAAGGAAGCCGCCTGTGTGGAGGCGCTAGCCGAGGCCGGGGTGGCGCTGCCGGAAGTGGGCGCAGAAGGCGGGCATGGCGAAGGTGAGGCAACCGCCAGCAATGAAACCCATGCCGAAGGTGAAGTGCACGCCAGCCTGCCTGAAGAGGTGATCACGGCGATCAGGTCCGCTGAGGAAGCTGGTCTGGTGCGATCTGACATCTTCATCGTGACGCCATTTGTGCGTGCGGCGGCTACCGATCTAAATATGACGGTCGCGCTGGCGATTGTCGCTGTGATCATGGTGCAGGTCTATGGCGTGTGGTCGCTGGGGCCGGACTACTTCCAGAAGTTCCTCAACCTGCGCGCGCTGGGTAACCTGGGCAAGAAGCCGCTGGGGTTGATCGATTTTGTGGTCGGCGTATTTGAGATCATCTCGGAATTCGCCAAGATCATCAGTTTTGCCTTCCGTCTTTTCGGCAATATCTTTGCCGGGCAGGTGTTGCTGTTCATTATGGCCTTCCTGGCGGCGACGATGTTGCCGGTGATCTTTTACGCACTGGAGCTGTTTGTCGGCCTGATGCAGGCATTCGTCTTTGCCGTGCTCACGCTGATCTTCAGCGCCCAGGCGATGCAAAGCCACCATCACGAAGAAGCGCATGGTGAGGCTCACAGCTAG
- the atpE gene encoding ATP synthase F0 subunit C, with amino-acid sequence MTGDLSVGLKALGAGLAMIGALGPGIGIGLMVQGAMGALGRNPEAAGQIQTNMILGIVFAEAVAIYALVVALIILFVL; translated from the coding sequence ATGACCGGAGATCTGAGTGTTGGTCTGAAGGCGCTGGGGGCCGGCCTGGCCATGATTGGCGCGCTGGGGCCGGGGATTGGCATCGGTCTGATGGTGCAGGGTGCGATGGGCGCGCTGGGCCGCAACCCCGAAGCCGCCGGCCAGATTCAGACGAATATGATTCTGGGTATTGTGTTCGCCGAAGCTGTGGCCATCTACGCCCTGGTGGTTGCCCTGATCATCCTGTTCGTGCTGTAG
- the atpF gene encoding F0F1 ATP synthase subunit B, giving the protein MEALGINAGFIIAQIVNFGVIVLLLGVALWRPLTRTLDERAMKIARQLEDAEVAAKARANAEAEAAKILDQARREAARIADEARSRGEEAGQGLLAEARAEAEKILADAREKAIAERNRQLADLRDQVAGLAMAATRRLIGASLDEKRQHELVNRFFTEVPESARNLSGVVEVISALPLTAEEQAEVKRRTGASEVRFVVDPDIMGGLIIRAGSRVIDGSVRSGLREMASRLN; this is encoded by the coding sequence GTGGAAGCACTAGGGATTAATGCAGGGTTTATCATCGCCCAGATTGTCAATTTTGGCGTGATTGTGCTGCTGCTGGGGGTGGCCCTGTGGCGCCCGCTGACCCGCACGCTGGATGAGCGGGCCATGAAGATCGCCCGCCAGCTTGAAGACGCCGAAGTTGCCGCCAAGGCCCGCGCTAACGCTGAAGCCGAAGCCGCCAAGATCCTTGACCAGGCCCGGCGCGAGGCCGCCAGAATCGCGGACGAGGCGCGCAGCCGGGGCGAGGAAGCCGGGCAGGGCCTGCTGGCCGAAGCCCGTGCCGAAGCAGAGAAAATCCTGGCGGACGCGCGGGAGAAAGCGATTGCTGAGCGCAACCGCCAGCTGGCCGATCTGCGCGATCAGGTCGCCGGACTGGCAATGGCCGCTACCCGCAGGCTGATCGGGGCCTCGCTGGATGAGAAGCGCCAGCACGAACTGGTCAACCGCTTCTTTACTGAAGTGCCAGAGAGCGCCCGCAACCTGAGCGGCGTCGTGGAAGTCATTTCCGCCCTGCCGCTCACAGCAGAAGAACAGGCGGAGGTCAAGCGGCGTACCGGCGCCAGTGAGGTCAGGTTTGTGGTCGATCCGGACATCATGGGCGGCTTGATCATCCGCGCAGGCAGCCGGGTGATCGATGGCAGCGTGCGCTCCGGCTTGCGGGAGATGGCCAGCCGGCTCAACTGA
- a CDS encoding NADH-quinone oxidoreductase subunit M: MIAIGNLFEIPLLSAIIFLPVLGAVVMLLLPRDNKALVRWTALGFSLVVFVLTVVLWFGYDRAVGGFQFVEKTPWFSLLGASWHLGVDGISIVMILLTGLLVPLGILISFEIEEQVNVYMMLFLLLEAGMMGVFVALDLMIFFLFWEIGLVPMYFLINRWGGENRLYASVKFFLYTMAGSLGLLLSIQLIGITAGTMDIVDLTAFWPTFQGDGGQFLGIGVDTVKWLTFLAFFLAFAIKVPIWPFHTWLPDAHTEAPTAGSMLLAGVLLKLGAYGFLRLVIPLFPEQAAAFAPVLAFLGMMGIILGAFAAYGQDDFKRLVAYSSVNHMGFVVLGIAVMAWVYGILYTNGAAPWLNLEAGTVALADTQSAIIAANGAVLQMFNHGLSSAGMFLLVGALYHKAHTRDLRRMGGLWVLAPVYGGILIFTSMASLGLPGLNGFVGEFLVVRGAWPVFTVATLLSMIGLLFTGAYILKALQKVLHGKPAQEWVDYHYRYHNLEISLREVVAMAPLLVLFLVTGVLPNWILPMINETVTRLFGG; encoded by the coding sequence ATGATCGCGATTGGCAACCTCTTTGAGATTCCCCTGTTGAGCGCCATCATCTTCTTGCCGGTGCTGGGCGCGGTGGTGATGCTGCTGCTCCCGCGCGACAATAAGGCGCTGGTGCGCTGGACGGCGCTGGGATTCAGCCTGGTGGTCTTTGTACTGACGGTGGTGCTGTGGTTTGGCTATGACCGGGCGGTGGGCGGCTTCCAGTTCGTGGAGAAGACACCCTGGTTCAGCCTGCTGGGGGCATCCTGGCACCTGGGGGTGGACGGGATCAGCATCGTCATGATCCTGCTGACCGGCTTGCTGGTGCCGCTGGGCATCCTGATCAGCTTCGAGATCGAAGAGCAGGTCAACGTCTACATGATGCTCTTCCTGCTGCTGGAAGCGGGCATGATGGGCGTCTTTGTGGCGCTGGACCTGATGATTTTCTTCCTGTTCTGGGAGATCGGCCTGGTGCCGATGTACTTCTTGATCAACCGCTGGGGCGGCGAGAATCGCCTGTACGCTTCGGTCAAGTTCTTTCTGTACACCATGGCCGGGTCACTGGGGCTACTGCTCTCCATCCAGTTGATCGGTATCACCGCCGGGACGATGGATATCGTCGACCTGACCGCATTCTGGCCGACGTTCCAGGGGGATGGTGGCCAGTTCCTGGGCATTGGCGTAGATACAGTCAAGTGGCTGACCTTCCTGGCCTTCTTCCTGGCCTTTGCTATCAAAGTCCCGATCTGGCCATTCCACACCTGGTTGCCTGATGCCCACACTGAAGCGCCAACCGCTGGGTCGATGTTGCTGGCGGGTGTGCTGCTGAAGCTAGGCGCCTACGGGTTCCTGCGGCTGGTGATCCCGCTCTTTCCGGAGCAAGCGGCGGCCTTTGCGCCGGTGCTGGCGTTCCTGGGCATGATGGGGATCATTCTGGGCGCGTTCGCCGCCTACGGGCAGGATGATTTCAAGCGGCTGGTGGCCTATAGCTCGGTGAATCACATGGGGTTTGTGGTGCTGGGCATCGCCGTTATGGCCTGGGTCTACGGCATCCTCTACACCAACGGTGCAGCGCCCTGGTTGAACCTGGAAGCGGGGACGGTCGCCCTGGCGGATACGCAGAGCGCAATTATCGCCGCTAACGGCGCAGTGCTGCAGATGTTCAACCACGGCCTCAGTTCCGCCGGGATGTTCCTGCTGGTTGGCGCGCTGTACCACAAGGCGCACACCCGCGACCTGCGGAGGATGGGCGGGCTGTGGGTACTGGCGCCGGTCTATGGCGGCATCCTGATCTTCACCAGCATGGCCAGCCTGGGGCTGCCGGGGCTGAACGGCTTTGTCGGTGAGTTCCTGGTGGTGCGCGGGGCCTGGCCGGTGTTTACCGTGGCGACGTTGCTGAGCATGATCGGCCTGCTCTTCACAGGCGCTTATATTCTGAAGGCGTTGCAGAAGGTGCTGCATGGCAAGCCTGCCCAGGAATGGGTGGACTACCACTACAGGTATCACAACCTGGAGATCTCGCTGCGCGAAGTTGTGGCAATGGCACCATTGTTGGTTCTGTTTTTGGTGACCGGCGTGTTACCCAACTGGATCTTGCCCATGATCAACGAGACCGTGACCCGTTTGTTTGGCGGGTAA